One stretch of Plasmodium vivax chromosome 8, whole genome shotgun sequence DNA includes these proteins:
- a CDS encoding hypothetical protein, conserved (encoded by transcript PVX_095215A), with protein MHIVNLYSVLVVCLFGIVCSSWFNEPSASASAASPAANSKGINYEDDYYNVAQKDSTSPASAAASRKRRYILDVRSFGKTCLLEYENVCETADYSIHVKNGISGHVIKASLIQKESSDLVSVHNLTDTFSKDGSVQFIFKSIPSLHYSVVLEMSDLINNADYDIGNNCHCHGCSDNTRVIDLSEMENRITHTVRSDKKNKITFPQKTFVHGNFLFSKFLYFHSELNVKTIEHYTQLYSYYNELVHPCSGTIMTHSVNYNIHYDMSTVHCYHVHMVDKFVKKIHSAVGDERISGRSALNFMGKNSQPILIKLEDRLSHDNLVTISGKNYKIQLPLRYEDNGYYSSRGSVVGRLVTIYTRHVFFQKKYIYKNNVNNRMEYVHMFRILFNLFKQLYNVSSEDMLLYTTGLTMRKEGNTSSSPTHVDQEYNVYAEELSVLLNSLAFEFSAEAVGLKREVLVEEESQFVSKYGSNHFAQVKENQLVLRSSTEICLVVLESIARELSTFINLRLREEYRHTCNTMRQGHSYANVSPMYHTYELDCNLSVLYLEYNLAEDVMVRRLITNKTLFEEVKLELFYNDIFGYTVYLHVQVDGKFVRSLKKRVPKYVNGGSVVTMAVIGRRSDGADSGEGSGASDVMVTLKEISFPMLCGESCTSKHPIVVEDNLDYITVGDICVHNEGLPKVCFPAYSFGYVFDTRLLRVHMININPYPEILLTPWVQRSIVEGYFCILTPTPGQMVPNVSVPSMYEDTVCKEYINRCSLKTTKFVLSEAAAMPASALVAALRRNQLGVHLSTHFDEKHEEMLQVVYQFGGSGGRSGGSGRSGGEQSFILTHYNDSFYINGRSNEILRSRAKEAFSKIGSSVGGASHDGSGAADEEEDDEDAFYKGLSQIVAKTHSVHVVDNKSVLPTHVQTPKQDDATLYQPFGEISINYERIKPNVYMKFLNNYVYFYEGEEKSNAAGERHNAEMSPHFVNVSPYQYECLGAYAYLMNKFNILVNDSLNCDAIQMIIEVLLKANLGKYFMAHKDKKIHLNFFKRNESSHDVFDLVHMEIYEAHAPLKPTKTYKLNVSIDENNLNLLHLHRNVEFPNKYFSNVYILLFKAAYLSNGYDFYSFFYDLTGIRLIDSFVVEHLDRMDPAEREAVRGIQSVLKDQLEVSLERHTTRYDLLMNEVSLLAAYLTELTSSYRRVAQSQPGEAKKLAGESASESVAPLAGIKYFIYVDEFKHSSEKKLTANDMAFHLAKRGALMIRKKSLCCSNFVDEVENSLYYHILYRYVWGSYKFAQGVEDAAEMGRSIVQRLLGREVSRSEGRTESWSESDVAYVANWVMGEAGYISRRDAAAQAAIRVDLLDCLNMDLQNHDENVITEFASQFDKHGALVSITMEKGATMAANGGDQHSVYFLFRNLAVPFVGETHKTETLELRRVLLLKGGAPYPATDKSVTYKVYIDNVNSNSIFMLEKVIFVSKAGDELVKEINVEYQTFFVHPYGMILNTAIGKTHLEVAEEYYDKALECHHYYNGLQVCHNPKFDYEGFSPYYVSYLENNQRKDILFKSKEEVANMINNGYLTVSKRFQLGMGGDVMTADVYRTVRIIVEEVAYSVGIPNLGEKSCGTLYLNRGQLHVPNDGKSLISNIFYDTNYCLDRGAILKEILHICNFEKEDLVKLFDHMDSNVLPYQLSEQFAESLTREEVLSLVYYFLSVPPQVNELVRKNSIYLEIAEGEVTQKGGSPANHPAVVVVPSVSYLHSLLISKSLLSPKRLNEESIVQFNVALYMELLKNVRELRAEGKQKVDEADLPAEVARGSGAHDQEKKVVLEVKSYLQSRHTCSANGRSDGGAAVSLTPPQFSNAGPLFKPDDVLTYNVPSFTYTDRAIYVKEQPEIHSSFNNVFLYEGKSAAYGKFLSAIVVLSPHRFLSLQNVAYVGLIANTFDDVSQFVLKCYPHRKYDTSKFASRFNLEPNTVYLVCRNMPVKFLQNGLYEFNKYVVEYDTNADGTVGTHIYESMPIRPVYEVCNDPKVVVPKAEDVSVKVKLVQSSSTSATNAALVEYQIEVIGLVELHADPYVVIKPIFTHSSYLYNTVIYTTDDFVAYKYPRKLKYWEFLRIPFSKGLFKDKALTLRTVQCNTGRRLGDGAKAHCVYSLVLVKSCTLVRVVVRDLYGNEYEVSLDGEAQPQQQGSQTGAVCKPGGEVTKPGGEVTKPVEEVTKPVEEVTKPVEEAAKPALAPAPAQGTTKLCTSFLLSIQSTHRGDDGGATSSEKCFFLVHSSCIVREGVISLSVAEDRETYSTDAEEKHLMNRDTFDEIFRMICEQIKLQKGDYSVKISSSAQKGEVTTDKKTSVQRVHEDGSSYGQSGFFDFWKNGFNVHLFGSKGQAVAAPGNEADKVEAPKVEKVEKVEKEPPKVEKAEEKLAQVLYDRRVDHLVSIKRTDAAYEDKYTLLTGTLNSSVTSVVVKDGKLSATCLEGDCVLENTFLEDMLNVRSLKDGTYELDIKKRIHLSKSDESDGREAPLEASPSEAASLPSSSPSSLRGGSARSGGTLACIVENSFNTLSGGIPFRKVVHVQGGELSAREGTYDVFITKGKYQVKKGDSDASAKDCAVIEKCINKAWKVKANRDYKFGVQLTTSVAPNAANVAHAANAGGARCALLGDGEKEYYLVVNKLGKNGMPLYVKNRVVHFIGKKGLVDGKYIVQVDGDKYVSQALNVTSDGAETTVSTTPLGKAADQDEHFFQDVFKMLHKKVGNGSYYVELSNSEIVDVNDGVVFTDQIVLTELAELDELAELAAASPQVEEVQDKDSAVKAYLVEVVSDDEDDEGVALYEELYILHGYPLKGGQFHIAYNDGECTLKSIVSGNEDARSSDMEKVLKISGRKMSNGGYLIYVDELFMDEQGEYFDNPYAPLWKKGQSGERQQSGPTSQGTNTGEVLIDDAFWKHVLQNVAVGEFHKEGMMNRPTTAQQSGPKGEEARPFHAFVHLDNDGQGNSCKFRKVLQGWGTGLQKGKYYVQVLNGSYFPTIIYGPKVNDAYLKMLIENAWAYPYSTRLGFYVDILPGGYQAGGEQMEHALPTGETYYSVAIKQLSGDPDHHHDDDRGDATRQGKLNGELIKIAGREVPTGEYYIEVTDEKGTATGMDASGKKMDAPFLKDVALLLYDMMKRGRYHVVITRDGGVTKTEQGQAAGSAASAAKPLNKTLAVTRLHLVDGSQIVQKEGTITVGIKVHPERNIPDGSYGMNVYTNGMIQIRGMYMGSSFGPSEEAELKRVLPSPPPAGLASGLYLVQVLSGEERATSSVDREAGLRSNSREGRDTSLSGSPSSSASTPAASPSCMSSPAGRKTSMVITNWDGSAVYYDNQPHAMGRIALPPVEGDRTMTQYQRGNCQEDIKVTHCTSSNPGNCRNVFKARRAGE; from the coding sequence atgcatatCGTGAATTTGTATAGTGTGCTGGttgtgtgcctttttggCATCGTGTGCTCCTCCTGGTTTAATGAGCCGTCGGCCAGCGCTTCGGCCGCTTCGCCTGCTGCGAACAGTAAGGGCATAAATTATGAAGATGACTACTACAACGTTGCGCAGAAGGATTCAACGTCACCCGCCTCAGCAGCGGCAAGTAGAAAGAGGAGATACATCTTGGATGTACGATCCTTCGGAAAAACGTGCCTCTTGGAGTACGAAAACGTTTGTGAAACAGCAGACTATTCTATCCACGTGAAGAATGGAATAAGCGGCCATGTTATCAAGGCAAGCTTGATTCAAAAAGAATCAAGTGATCTTGTGTCTGTACACAATTTGACGGACACCTTTTCTAAGGATGGAAGTGtccaatttatttttaaaagcattCCATCCCTACACTATAGTGTCGTGTTGGAAATGTCAGATTTGATAAACAATGCAGACTACGACATTGGGAACAACTGTCACTGTCACGGATGTAGTGACAATACGAGAGTAATTGACTTgagcgaaatggaaaatagGATCACACACACAGTAagaagtgataaaaaaaataaaattacatttcCTCAAAAGACATTCGTCCatgggaattttttatttagcaaatttttatatttccattCTGAGTTAAATGTAAAGACAATTGAACATTACACACAGTTATATTCTTACTACAACGAATTAGTGCATCCTTGTTCAGGTACCATTATGACTCACTCGGTGAATTATAACATCCATTATGACATGTCTACTGTGCATTGTTACCATGTCCATATGGTGGATAAGTTTGTGAAAAAGATTCACTCCGCAGTTGGAGATGAGAGGATAAGCGGAAGATCGGCGTTGAATTTTATGGGGAAAAATAGCCAGCCCATACTTATCAAATTGGAGGATAGACTCTCACATGACAATTTGGTAACGATTAGCGGAAAGAACTACAAAATTCAACTTCCCTTGAGATACGAAGATAATGGGTACTACTCCTCCAGGGGAAGCGTCGTCGGACGGCTGGTCACAATTTACACGCGTCACGTCTTTTTCCAGAAGAAGTACATCTATAAGAATAACGTGAACAACCGAATGGAGTACGTGCACATGTTTagaattctttttaatttatttaagcaGTTGTACAACGTTTCGTCTGAAGATATGTTGCTCTACACCACGGGTTTGACGATGAGAAAGGAGGGGAacacttcttcttctcccacGCACGTGGATCAGGAGTATAACGTATATGCCGAGGAGTTGTCTGTGTTGCTCAATTCGCTCGCGTTTGAGTTCAGCGCCGAGGCAGTAGGTCTCAAGAGAGAAGTGCTCGTGGAGGAGGAATCCCAGTTTGTGTCAAAATACGGATCGAACCACTTCGCGCAAGTGAAGGAGAATCAACTTGTACTTAGATCCTCCACTGAAATATGTTTAGTCGTTTTGGAATCTATCGCCCGTGAATTGAGTACGTTTATAAACCTACGACTGAGGGAGGAGTACAGACACACGTGCAACACGATGAGGCAGGGGCACAGTTACGCGAACGTGTCCCCCATGTATCATACGTATGAGTTAGATTGCAACCTTTCCGTTTTGTACTTGGAGTATAACCTGGCTGAAGACGTCATGGTAAGGCGCCTCATAACGAACAAGACTCTTTTTGAGGAGGTCAAGTTGGAGCTCTTTTACAACGACATATTCGGGTACACGGTGTACCTGCATGTGCAGGTGGATGGCAAGTTTGTGCGCAGTTTGAAGAAGCGCGTGCCGAAGTATGTGAACGGGGGCAGCGTGGTGACCATGGCGGTGATAGGGCGAAGGAGCGACGGAGCAGACAGCGGCGAAGGGAGCGGCGCCTCCGACGTGATGGTGACCCTCAAGGAGATTTCCTTCCCCATGCTGTGCGGGGAAAGCTGCACTAGTAAGCACCCCATCGTGGTGGAGGACAACTTGGACTACATAACTGTTGGAGACATATGCGTGCACAATGAGGGATTGCCCAAAGTATGCTTCCCCGCGTACAGTTTTGGGTACGTATTCGACACAAGGTTGCTGCGAGTGCACATGATCAACATCAATCCGTATCCCGAAATTTTGCTGACGCCTTGGGTGCAGCGCTCCATCGTTGAGGGCTACTTTTGCATTTTGACGCCCACCCCTGGACAGATGGTTCCGAACGTGTCGGTGCCCTCGATGTACGAGGACACGGTGTGCAAGGAGTACATCAACAGGTGCAGCCTCAAAACGACGAAGTTTGTGCTGAGCGAGGCGGCGGCGATGCCCGCGAGCGCGCTGGTGGCGGCGCTGAGGAGGAACCAGTTAGGCGTGCACCTGTCAACGCACTTTGATGAGAAGCACGAGGAGATGCTGCAGGTGGTGTACCAGTTTGGTGGGAGCGGCGGACGAAGTGGTGGAAGCGGACGAAGCGGTGGCGAGCAGAGCTTCATCCTCACGCACTACAACGACAGCTTTTACATAAACGGGCGGTCGAACGAAATTCTGCGGAGCCGCGCGAAGGAGGCCTTCTCCAAGATAGGCTCCTCGGTGGGGGGAGCTTCGCACGATGGGAGCGGCGCGgccgacgaggaggaggacgacgaagaTGCGTTCTACAAAGGGCTGTCTCAGATCGTTGCCAAAACGCACAGCGTTCACGTGGTCGACAACAAAAGTGTGCTGCCAACCCACGTGCAGACGCCCAAACAGGACGACGCCACGCTGTACCAGCCGTTCGGAGAGATCAGCATCAACTACGAGAGGATTAAGCCCAACGTGTACATGAAGTTTTTGAACAATTACGTGTACTTTtacgagggggaggagaagagcAACGCGGCGGGAGAGAGGCACAACGCGGAGATGTCGCCCCACTTCGTGAACGTGTCTCCGTACCAGTACGAGTGCCTGGGGGCGTACGCCTACTTGATGAACAAGTTCAACATCCTGGTGAATGACTCGCTGAACTGTGACGCCATACAGATGATAATCGAAGTGCTGCTGAAGGCCAACTTGGGGAAATACTTCATGGCGCATAAGGACAAGAAGATCCACTTgaactttttcaaaagaaaCGAAAGTTCGCATGACGTGTTTGATCTGGTCCACATGGAGATATACGAAGCGCACGCGCCTTTGAAGCCGACCAAGACGTACAAACTGAATGTGAGCAtagatgaaaataatttgaatttGTTGCACCTGCACAGGAATGTGGAGTTCCCCAACAAGTACTTCTCCAACGTGTACATTCTACTGTTCAAGGCGGCTTACTTATCGAACGGGTATGACTTTTACTCGTTCTTCTACGACTTGACTGGAATTCGCCTCATCGACAGTTTTGTGGTGGAGCATTTGGACAGGATGGACCCCGCGGagagagaagcggtgaggggcATCCAGTCTGTGTTGAAAGACCAGCTCGAGGTGTCGCTGGAGAGGCACACCACGCGGTACGACTTGCTGATGAATGAGGTGTCGCTGCTCGCGGCGTACCTCACGGAGTTGACGTCGTCCTACAGGAGGGTCGCGCAGAGCCAGCCGGGAGAGGCAAAGAAGTTAGCCGGCGAGTCTGCGTCCGAGTCCGTGGCGCCCCTGGCAGGAATCAAATACTTCATCTACGTGGACGAGTTCAAGCACAGCAGCGAGAAGAAGCTCACGGCGAACGACATGGCCTTCCACCTGGCCAAGCGCGGCGCCCTCATGATTAGGAAGAAGTCCCTCTGCTGCTCCAACTTCGTGGACGAAGTGGAAAACTCTCTGTACTACCACATTCTGTACAGGTACGTGTGGGGTAGCTACAAGTTCGCGCAGGGCGTGGAAGACGCGGCGGAGATGGGCCGCAGCATTGTGCAGAGGCTTCTCGGAAGAGAGGTAAGCCGAAGTGAAGGCCGCACCGAAAGCTGGAGCGAAAGCGACGTGGCGTACGTGGCCAACTGGGTCATGGGCGAGGCGGGATACATATCGCGCAGGGACGCAGCGGCGCAGGCGGCCATCCGCGTGGACTTGCTAGACTGCCTGAACATGGACCTGCAGAATCATGACGAGAACGTGATCACGGAGTTCGCCTCCCAGTTTGACAAGCACGGAGCGTTGGTGTCGATCACGATGGAGAAGGGGGCCACGATGGCCGCTAACGGAGGCGACCAGCACTCCGTCTACTTCCTCTTCAGAAATTTAGCCGTCCCCTTCGTGGGAGAGACGCACAAGACGGAGACGCTGGAGCTGCGCAGAGTGCTCCTCTTGAAAGGCGGCGCCCCCTACCCGGCGACGGACAAGTCGGTGACGTACAAGGTCTACATCGACAACGTGAACAGCAACTCCATTTTCATGCTGGAGAAGGTCATCTTCGTTTCGAAAGCGGGCGACGAGCTGGTGAAGGAGATCAACGTGGAGTACCAAACGTTCTTCGTGCACCCGTACGGTATGATTTTGAACACGGCAATAGGGAAGACTCATTTAGAGGTGGCCGAGGAGTATTACGACAAAGCGTTGGAGTGCCACCACTACTATAACGGGCTGCAGGTGTGCCACAACCCGAAGTTTGACTATGAAGGGTTCTCTCCCTACTACGTGTCCTACTTGGAAAACAACCAGCGAAAGGACATTCTGTTCAAGAGCAAGGAAGAGGTAGCCAACATGATCAACAACGGGTACTTGACGGTGTCGAAGAGGTTCCAACTCGGCATGGGAGGAGACGTCATGACTGCAGATGTGTATAGAACCGTCCGCATCATCGTGGAGGAAGTGGCCTACTCAGTGGGCATACCCAATTTGGGAGAGAAATCCTGCGGAACGCTCTACTTGAACCGGGGCCAACTGCACGTGCCCAACGATGGGAAGTCGCTCATCTCGAACATCTTCTACGACACGAACTATTGCCTCGACAGGGGGGCCATCCTGAAGGAGATACTGCACATATGTAATTTTGAGAAGGAGGACTTGGTGAAGCTGTTCGACCACATGGACAGCAACGTGCTGCCGTACCAGTTGAGCGAGCAGTTTGCCGAGTCGCTAACCCGGGAGGAGGTGCTCAGCCTGGTCTACTACTTTTTGTCCGTGCCGCCGCAGGTGAACGAGCTGGTAAGGAAGAACTCGATTTATTTGGAGATCGCCGAGGGGGAGGTAACGCAGAAGGGAGGGTCGCCCGCAAACCACCCCGCAGTGGTTGTGGTCCCCTCCGTGTCCTACCTGCACTCGCTCCTCATAAGCAAGAGCTTGCTGTCCCCGAAGAGACTCAACGAAGAGTCGATCGTGCAGTTCAACGTGGCGCTGTACATGGAGCTGCTCAAAAATGTTCGCGAATTGCGCGCGGAGGGTAAGCAAAAGGTGGACGAGGCGGACCTGCCAGCGGAAGTCGcgcggggaagcggcgcaCACGACCAGGAGAAGAAGGTGGTCCTCGAAGTGAAGAGCTACCTGCAGAGCAGACACACGTGCAGCGCGAACGGCAGGAGCGACGGCGGCGCAGCCGTGTCGCTGACGCCCCCGCAGTTCTCGAACGCCGGGCCGCTGTTCAAGCCAGACGACGTCCTGACGTACAACGTCCCCAGCTTCACCTACACGGACCGAGCCATCTACGTGAAGGAGCAGCCAGAAATACACAGCTCATTCAACAACGTGTTTCTCTATGAGGGGAAGAGTGCCGCATATGGGAAGTTCCTCAGCGCAATCGTGGTTCTTTCCCCCCACAGGTTTTTATCCCTCCAGAACGTTGCCTATGTAGGGCTCATCGCCAACACCTTTGACGATGTCAGTCAGTTTGTGCTGAAGTGCTACCCCCATAGGAAGTACGACACGTCGAAGTTTGCCAGCAGGTTCAACCTCGAGCCGAACACAGTCTACCTGGTGTGTAGGAACATGCCGGTGAAgttccttcaaaatggacTGTACGAGTTTAACAAGTACGTGGTAGAGTACGACACGAATGCGGACGGGACAGTCGGCACGCACATCTATGAGAGCATGCCGATAAGGCCAGTGTACGAAGTGTGTAATGACCCCAAGGTGGTGGTTCCCAAGGCGGAAGACGTGAGCGTTAAGGTGAAACTTGTGCAGAGCAGCAGTACGTCTGCCACGAACGCGGCGTTAGTGGAGTACCAGATAGAGGTGATCGGGTTAGTCGAGCTGCATGCAGACCCGTATGTTGTGATTAAGCCGATCTTTACGCACAGCTCGTATTTGTACAACACGGTTATCTACACGACGGACGATTTCGTGGCGTACAAGTACCCAAGGAAGCTCAAGTATTGGGAGTTTCTGAGGATCCCCTTCAGCAAGGGTCTGTTCAAGGACAAGGCGCTTACCTTGAGAACGGTGCAGTGCAATACGGGGCGACGGCTGGGGGACGGCGCAAAGGCGCACTGCGTGTACTCGCTGGTGCTGGTCAAGTCGTGCACCTTGGTGAGGGTCGTCGTGCGGGACCTCTACGGCAACGAGTACGAGGTGAGCCTGGACGGCGAGGCGCAGCCGCAGCAGCAGGGGAGCCAGACGGGTGCTGTGTGCAAgccggggggggaagtaaccAAGCCGGGAGGGGAAGTAACCAAGCCGGTAGAGGAAGTAACCAAACCGGTAGAGGAAGTAACCAAACCGGTAGAGGAAGCAGCCAAGCCTGCCCTCGCCCCCGCCCCCGCGCAGGGCACCACCAAGTTGTGCACCTCGTTCCTGCTGAGCATACAGAGCACACACCGCGGCGACGATGGTGGCGCCACCTCCTCAGAGAAGTGCTTCTTCCTCGTGCACTCGTCGTGCATCGTGAGGGAGGGTGTCATCTCGCTGAGCGTAGCAGAGGACAGGGAGACCTACTCCACGGACGCGGAAGAGAAGCACCTCATGAACAGGGACACGTTCGACGAGATCTTCAGAATGATATGCGAGCAGATCAAGCTGCAAAAGGGAGACTACTCGGTAAAGATTTCGAGCAgcgcgcaaaagggggaggtcACGACCGACAAGAAGACCTCTGTGCAGAGGGTGCACGAAGACGGATCGTCCTACGGCCAGAGCGGCTTTTTCGACTTTTGGAAGAACGGGTTCAACGTGCACCTCTTCGGGAGCAAGGGGCAAGCGGTGGCAGCGCCGGGGAATGAGGCCGATAAGGTGGAGGCCCCCAAGGTGGAGAAGGTAGAGAAGGTAGAGAAGGAGCCCCCCAAGGTGGAGAAGGCAGAGGAGAAGCTCGCCCAGGTGCTGTACGACCGGAGAGTGGACCACCTCGTAAGCATCAAGCGGACAGACGCGGCGTACGAGGACAAGTACACGCTGCTCACGGGGACGCTGAACTCCAGTGTAACATCCGTGGTGGTGAAAGACGGCAAGCTGAGCGCAACGTGTCTAGAGGGAGACTGCGTTTTGGAGAACACTTTCCTCGAGGACATGCTGAACGTGAGGAGTCTGAAGGACGGCACGTACGAACTGGACATCAAAAAGAGGATACATTTGAGCAAGAGCGACGAGAGTGACGGGAGAGAGGCACCGTTGGAAGCGTCACCATCAGAAGCGGCTTCTTTACCGTCTTCTTCGCCGTCTTCCCTGAGAGGGGGGAGCGCGCGCAGCGGAGGAACCCTCGCGTGCATCGTGGAAAACTCCTTCAACACGCTAAGTGGGGGTATTCCATTCAGGAAGGTGGTCCACGTGCAAGGCGGAGAACTGAGCGCAAGAGAAGGGACGTACGACGTGTTCATAACCAAGGGGAAGTACCAAGTAAAGAAGGGCGACAGCGATGCGAGTGCGAAGGACTGCGCAGTGATCGAGAAGTGCATTAACAAAGCGTGGAAGGTAAAGGCGAACAGGGACTACAAGTTTGGAGTGCAGCTCACCACCAGTGTTGCCCCTAACGCGGCAAACGTGGCTCACGCTGCCAATGCCGGCGGTGCGCGCTGCGCGCTGCTGGGCGACGGGGAGAAGGAGTACTACCTCGTGGTGAACAAGCTCGGGAAGAACGGCATGCCGCTGTACGTGAAAAACAGAGTGGTGCATTTCATTGGAAAGAAGGGGCTAGTCGACGGCAAGTACATTGTGCAGGTGGATGGCGACAAGTACGTTTCGCAAGCGCTGAATGTAACGAGTGACGGTGCAGAAACGACGGTTAGCACCACGCCTCTGGGGAAAGCGGCCGACCAGGATGAGCATTTCTTTCAAGACGTTTTTAAGATGTTACACAAGAAGGTAGGCAACGGGTCCTACTACGTGGAGCTTTCCAACAGCGAAATTGTGGACGTGAACGACGGGGTCGTTTTCACAGACCAGATAGTGTTGACCGAGTTGGCCGAGTTGGACGAGTTGGCTGAGTTGGCGGCGGCTTCTCCtcaagtggaagaagtgcaGGACAAGGACAGCGCCGTTAAGGCCTACTTAGTGGAGGTAGTCAGCGACGATGAAGACGACGAAGGGGTTGCTCTATATGAAGAACTGTATATCCTGCACGGGTACCCCTTAAAGGGCGGGCAATTCCACATAGCCTACAACGATGGAGAGTGTACACTGAAAAGTATAGTGAGTGGAAATGAAGACGCACGCTCGAGCGACATGGAAAAGGTGTTGAAGATATCCGGCAGGAAGATGAGCAATGGAGGTTACCTCATATACGTTGACGAGCTCTTCATGGATGAGCAGGGCGAATATTTTGACAACCCGTATGCCCCCTTATGGAAGAAGGGCCAGAGTGGAGAAAGACAGCAAAGCGGTCCCACCTCGCAAGGCACAAATACGGGAGAGGTCCTCATCGATGACGCGTTTTGGAAGCACGTCCTGCAGAATGTGGCCGTGGGGGAGTTCCACAAGGAGGGTATGATGAACCGTCCAACCACCGCTCAGCAGAGTGGACCAAAGGGAGAAGAGGCTCGCCCCTTTCACGCATTCGTTCATCTGGACAACGACGGACAAGGCAACAGCTGCAAGTTTAGAAAGGTCTTACAGGGATGGGGCACTGGGTTGCAGAAAGGCAAGTACTACGTGCAAGTGCTGAATGGGTCCTACTTCCCAACGATTATCTACGGACCGAAGGTGAATGATGCGTATCTGAAGATGCTCATAGAGAATGCGTGGGCGTATCCGTACAGCACCAGGTTGGGTTTCTACGTTGACATTCTCCCAGGAGGTTATCAAGCGGGAGGAGAGCAGATGGAGCACGCGCTACCCACAGGGGAGACCTACTACAGCGTCGCCATTAAGCAGTTGAGTGGTGACCCTGACCACCACCATGATGATGACAGGGGAGACGCCACAAGACAAGGCAAGCTTAACGGGGAGCTCATCAAAATTGCCGGGAGGGAAGTACCCACAGGAGAGTACTACATAGAGGTGACTGATGAGAAGGGCACCGCTACCGGGATGGACgcgagtggaaaaaaaatggacgcgCCCTTCCTCAAAGATGTTGCGCTGTTGCTGTATGACATGATGAAGAGGGGCAGGTACCACGTGGTGATCACCCGGGATGGGGGAGTCACGAAGACTGAGCAGGGGCAGGCGGCGGGATCTGCCGCTTCTGCCGCGAAGCCGTTGAACAAGACTCTCGCGGTGACGAGGCTGCACCTCGTGGACGGCTCCCAGATCGTGCAAAAAGAGGGGACGATCACCGTCGGGATTAAGGTGCACCCGGAGAGGAACATCCCGGACGGAAGCTACGGAATGAACGTCTACACCAATGGGATGATTCAAATAAGGGGGATGTACATGGGCAGCTCGTTTGGCCCATCGGAGGAGGCAGAACTGAAGAGGGTGTTGCCGTCCCCCCCACCAGCCGGGTTGGCTAGCGGCCTTTACCTGGTGCAGGTGCTGAGCGGCGAGGAGCGGGCGACGAGCAGCGTGGATCGGGAGGCAGGGTTGAGGAGCAACTCGAGAGAGGGTAGAGACACATCCTTGAGCGGTTCCCCTTCTTCATCCGCTTCCACtcctgccgcttccccctcgtgCATGAGCTCCCCCGCGGGGAGGAAGACCTCCATGGTCATAACGAACTGGGATGGAAGCGCGGTGTACTACGACAACCAGCCACACGCCATGGGGCGAATCGCGCTGCCCCCCGTGGAGGGCGACCGGACGATGACTCAGTACCAGCGAGGAAACTGCCAGGAGGACATAAAGGTGACCCACTGCACGTCGTCCAACCCGGGCAACTGCAGGAATGTGTTCAAGGCCCGACGGGCCGGCGAATGA